A genomic window from Coccinella septempunctata chromosome 9, icCocSept1.1, whole genome shotgun sequence includes:
- the LOC123320429 gene encoding uncharacterized protein LOC123320429, protein MAEDSLEIEILDRLDKKLGFVDPEEEDMAEDPPRPVSLPLGAAKAFLRPTPVRLSETTLSRGKIPSGTIESWGKTGVDKKYPATKARIKKSAQTLEHQTNQYEYLSSSTRNVWTMGHQVYFNIRPGL, encoded by the coding sequence ATGGCCGAAGATAGCCTGGAAATAGAAATTCTAGACCGTCTAGATAAAAAATTGGGATTTGTGGACCCCGAGGAGGAAGACATGGCCGAGGATCCACCCAGACCGGTTTCCTTGCCGTTGGGAGCAGCGAAGGCCTTCCTGCGCCCGACGCCGGTGAGACTATCAGAGACAACACTATCCAGGGGGAAGATCCCATCCGGAACCATCGAATCCTGGGGAAAAACAGGAGTCGATAAAAAGTACCCGGCCACTAAGGCAAGGATAAAGAAGAGTGCACAAACACTAGAACACCAAACCAACCAATACGAGTACTTATCATCGTCCACCAGAAACGTTTGGACTATGGGCCACCAGGTGTACTTCAATATCCGCCCGGGTTTATGA